The Rhinolophus sinicus isolate RSC01 linkage group LG09, ASM3656204v1, whole genome shotgun sequence genome includes a window with the following:
- the ARL4A gene encoding ADP-ribosylation factor-like protein 4A produces the protein MGNGLSDQTSILSSLPSFQSFHVVILGLDCAGKTTVLYRLQFNEFVNTVPTKGFNTEKIKVTLGNSKTVTFHFWDVGGQEKLRPLWKSYTRCTDGIVFVVDSVDIERMEEAKTELHKITRISENQGVPVLIVANKQDLRNSLSLSEIEKLLAMGELSSSTPWHLQPTCAIIGDGLKEGLEKLHDMIIKRRKMLRQQKKKR, from the coding sequence ATGGGGAATGGACTGTCAGATCAAACTTCTATCCTGTCCAGCCTGCCTTCATTTCAGTCCTTCCACGTTGTTATTCTGGGTTTGGACTGTGCTGGAAAGACAACTGTATTATACAGGCTGCAGTTCAATGAATTTGTAAATACCGTACCTACCAAAGGATTTAACACTGAAAAAATTAAGGTAACCTTGGGAAATTCTAAAACAGTCACTTTTCACTTCTGGGATGTAGGTGGCCAGGAGAAATTAAGGCCACTGTGGAAGTCATATACCAGATGCACAGACGGCATAGTGTTTGTTGTGGACTCCGTGGATATTGAAAGGATGGAAGAAGCCAAAACTGAACTTCATAAAATCACGAGGATATCAGAAAATCAAGGAGTCCCTGTACTTATAGTTGCTAACAAACAAGACCTGAGGAACTCATTGTCTCTCTCAGAAATTGAGAAATTGTTAGCGATGGGTGAACTGAGCTCCTCGACTCCCTGGCATTTGCAGCCCACCTGTGCCATCATAGGGGATGGGCTAAAGGAAGGACTTGAGAAACTTCATGATATgataattaaaagaagaaaaatgttgcggcaacagaaaaagaaaagatga